A region of Vitis vinifera cultivar Pinot Noir 40024 chromosome 15, ASM3070453v1 DNA encodes the following proteins:
- the LOC100248214 gene encoding (+)-neomenthol dehydrogenase isoform X1, whose product MAEAATRYAVVTGANKGIGLEICRQLAANGVRVVLTARDEKRGLEALESLKGSGLSNLVFHQLDVGDPASISSIADFIKAQFGKLDILVNNAGIGGTVVTDPDALRSRIASAEAVGKVNWKEIMIEPFELVEECLKINYYGPKRMIEAFIPLLQLSDSPRIVNVSSSMGKLQNIKNEWAKAVLSDAENLTEERVDEVLNQFLKDFKEGLLEAKSWPSNLSAYTVSKAALNAYTRILARKYPTLCINCVCPGFVKTDLNYNSGILTIEEGAESPVRLALLPDGGPSGQFFVRKEVSEF is encoded by the exons ATGGCTGAAGCAGCAACAAG GTATGCAGTTGTTACGGGAGCAAATAAAGGGATTGGGTTGGAAATATGTAGGCAGTTGGCTGCCAATGGGGTGAGAGTGGTGTTAACAGCTAGAGATGAGAAGAGGGGTCTTGAAGCTCTAGAAAGTCTCAAAGGATCTGGTCTCTCTAATCTGGTTTTTCATCAGCTTGATGTTGGGGATCCTGCTAGTATTTCTTCCATTGCAGATTTCATCAAAGCCCAGTTTGGGAAGCTTGATATCTTG GTGAACAATGCAGGGATAGGTGGAACGGTTGTAACGGATCCTGATGCTTTAAGGTCAAGAATTGCTTCTGCTGAG GCAGTAGGAAAAGTCAATTGGAAGGAAATAATGATTGAGCCTTTCGAGCTGGTGGAAGAATGCCTGAAAATAAACTATTATGGGCCAAAGAGGATGATTGAAGCTTTCATTCCTCTTCTCCAGTTATCAGATTCGCCAAGGATTGTCAATGTTTCCTCCTCAATGGGAAAGCTGCAG AATATTAAGAATGAATGGGCAAAAGCAGTGTTAAGTGATGCTGAAAACCTTACAGAAGAGAGGGTGGATGAGGTCTTAAACCAGTTTCTAAAAGATTTCAAAGAGGGATTATTAGAAGCTAAAAGCTGGCCCTCTAATCTCTCTGCCTATACAGTCTCAAAAGCAGCCTTGAATGCCTACACAAGGATTCTGGCCAGGAAGTATCCTACTCTTTGCATCAACTGTGTCTGTCCTGGCTTTGTCAAAACAGATCTAAACTACAACAGTGGCATCTTAACTATCGAAGAAGGTGCTGAAAGCCCTGTGAGATTGGCTCTGCTGCCTGATGGGGGGCCTTCCGGCCAATTCTTCGTTCGGAAGGAAGTGTCTGAATTTTAA
- the LOC100248214 gene encoding (+)-neomenthol dehydrogenase isoform X2, translating into MLGILLVFLPLQISSKPSLGSLISCEYFLRNGGPLNSWKVNNAGIGGTVVTDPDALRSRIASAEAVGKVNWKEIMIEPFELVEECLKINYYGPKRMIEAFIPLLQLSDSPRIVNVSSSMGKLQNIKNEWAKAVLSDAENLTEERVDEVLNQFLKDFKEGLLEAKSWPSNLSAYTVSKAALNAYTRILARKYPTLCINCVCPGFVKTDLNYNSGILTIEEGAESPVRLALLPDGGPSGQFFVRKEVSEF; encoded by the exons ATGTTGGGGATCCTGCTAGTATTTCTTCCATTGCAGATTTCATCAAAGCCCAGTTTGGGAAGCTTGATATCTTG tgaATATTTCTTGAGGAATGGAGGACCTCTAAATAGCTGGAAG GTGAACAATGCAGGGATAGGTGGAACGGTTGTAACGGATCCTGATGCTTTAAGGTCAAGAATTGCTTCTGCTGAG GCAGTAGGAAAAGTCAATTGGAAGGAAATAATGATTGAGCCTTTCGAGCTGGTGGAAGAATGCCTGAAAATAAACTATTATGGGCCAAAGAGGATGATTGAAGCTTTCATTCCTCTTCTCCAGTTATCAGATTCGCCAAGGATTGTCAATGTTTCCTCCTCAATGGGAAAGCTGCAG AATATTAAGAATGAATGGGCAAAAGCAGTGTTAAGTGATGCTGAAAACCTTACAGAAGAGAGGGTGGATGAGGTCTTAAACCAGTTTCTAAAAGATTTCAAAGAGGGATTATTAGAAGCTAAAAGCTGGCCCTCTAATCTCTCTGCCTATACAGTCTCAAAAGCAGCCTTGAATGCCTACACAAGGATTCTGGCCAGGAAGTATCCTACTCTTTGCATCAACTGTGTCTGTCCTGGCTTTGTCAAAACAGATCTAAACTACAACAGTGGCATCTTAACTATCGAAGAAGGTGCTGAAAGCCCTGTGAGATTGGCTCTGCTGCCTGATGGGGGGCCTTCCGGCCAATTCTTCGTTCGGAAGGAAGTGTCTGAATTTTAA
- the LOC104881904 gene encoding (+)-neomenthol dehydrogenase isoform X1 yields MASLRTMAEATNRYAVITGANKGIGLEICRQLAANGVIVVLTARDEKRGVEALESLKGSGLSNVVFHQLDVGDPASIASLADFIKTQFGKLDILVNNAGIIGTLVTDPDGFRLGIPAARAKVGKINWKEIMIEPFELAEECMKINYYGPKRMSEVLIPLLRLSDSPRIVNVSSSMGRLQNIKNEWAKGVLSDAENLTEERVDEVLNVFLKDFKEGSLEAKSWPTFLSANTVSKSALNAYTRIMAKKYPTFCINCVCPGFVKTDINYNSGILTVEEGAESPVRLALLPDGGPSGQFFLQKEVSEF; encoded by the exons ATGGCCTCCCTCAG AACAATGGCTGAAGCAACAAACAG GTATGCAGTTATTACAGGAGCAAATAAAGGAATTGGGTTGGAAATATGTAGACAGTTGGCTGCTAATGGGGTGATAGTGGTGTTAACAGCAAGAGATGAGAAGAGAGGTGTTGAAGCTCTTGAAAGTCTCAAAGGATCTGGTCTCTCTAATGTGGTTTTTCATCAGCTTGATGTTGGGGACCCTGCCAGCATTGCCTCCCTTGCAGATTTCATCAAAACCCAGTTTGGGAAGCTTGATATTTTG GTGAACAATGCAGGGATAATTGGAACGCTTGTAACAGATCCTGATGGCTTCAGATTAGGAATCCCTGCTGCTCGG GCAAAAGTAGGAAAAATCAATTGGAAAGAAATAATGATTGAGCCTTTCGAGCTGGCAGAAGAATGCATGAAAATAAACTATTATGGGCCGAAGAGGATGAGTGAAGTGCTTATTCCTCTTCTCCGGTTATCAGATTCGCCAAGGATTGTTAACGTCTCCTCCTCAATGGGGAGGTTGCAG aatataaaaaatgaatgggCTAAAGGAGTGTTAAGTGATGCTGAAAACCTCACAGAAGAGAGAGTGGATGAGGTGTTGAATGTGTTTCTAAAGGATTTCAAGGAGGGATCATTAGAAGCTAAAAGCTGGCCTACTTTTCTCTCTGCCAACACAGTCTCGAAATCAGCCTTGAATGCCTACACAAGGATTATGGCCAAGAAATACCCGACTTTCTGCATCAACTGTGTCTGCCCTGGCTTTGTCAAAACAGATATAAACTACAATAGCGGCATCTTAACTGTTGAAGAAGGAGCTGAAAGCCCTGTGAGATTGGCTCTGCTGCCTGATGGCGGGCCTTCTGGTCAATTCTTTCTACAAAAGGAAGTGTCTGAATTTTGA
- the LOC104881904 gene encoding (+)-neomenthol dehydrogenase isoform X2 codes for MASLRYAVITGANKGIGLEICRQLAANGVIVVLTARDEKRGVEALESLKGSGLSNVVFHQLDVGDPASIASLADFIKTQFGKLDILVNNAGIIGTLVTDPDGFRLGIPAARAKVGKINWKEIMIEPFELAEECMKINYYGPKRMSEVLIPLLRLSDSPRIVNVSSSMGRLQNIKNEWAKGVLSDAENLTEERVDEVLNVFLKDFKEGSLEAKSWPTFLSANTVSKSALNAYTRIMAKKYPTFCINCVCPGFVKTDINYNSGILTVEEGAESPVRLALLPDGGPSGQFFLQKEVSEF; via the exons ATGGCCTCCCTCAG GTATGCAGTTATTACAGGAGCAAATAAAGGAATTGGGTTGGAAATATGTAGACAGTTGGCTGCTAATGGGGTGATAGTGGTGTTAACAGCAAGAGATGAGAAGAGAGGTGTTGAAGCTCTTGAAAGTCTCAAAGGATCTGGTCTCTCTAATGTGGTTTTTCATCAGCTTGATGTTGGGGACCCTGCCAGCATTGCCTCCCTTGCAGATTTCATCAAAACCCAGTTTGGGAAGCTTGATATTTTG GTGAACAATGCAGGGATAATTGGAACGCTTGTAACAGATCCTGATGGCTTCAGATTAGGAATCCCTGCTGCTCGG GCAAAAGTAGGAAAAATCAATTGGAAAGAAATAATGATTGAGCCTTTCGAGCTGGCAGAAGAATGCATGAAAATAAACTATTATGGGCCGAAGAGGATGAGTGAAGTGCTTATTCCTCTTCTCCGGTTATCAGATTCGCCAAGGATTGTTAACGTCTCCTCCTCAATGGGGAGGTTGCAG aatataaaaaatgaatgggCTAAAGGAGTGTTAAGTGATGCTGAAAACCTCACAGAAGAGAGAGTGGATGAGGTGTTGAATGTGTTTCTAAAGGATTTCAAGGAGGGATCATTAGAAGCTAAAAGCTGGCCTACTTTTCTCTCTGCCAACACAGTCTCGAAATCAGCCTTGAATGCCTACACAAGGATTATGGCCAAGAAATACCCGACTTTCTGCATCAACTGTGTCTGCCCTGGCTTTGTCAAAACAGATATAAACTACAATAGCGGCATCTTAACTGTTGAAGAAGGAGCTGAAAGCCCTGTGAGATTGGCTCTGCTGCCTGATGGCGGGCCTTCTGGTCAATTCTTTCTACAAAAGGAAGTGTCTGAATTTTGA
- the LOC104881904 gene encoding (-)-isopiperitenone reductase isoform X3, producing MASLRTMAEATNRYAVITGANKGIGLEICRQLAANGVIVVLTARDEKRGVEALESLKGSGLSNVVFHQLDVGDPASIASLADFIKTQFGKLDILVNNAGIIGTLVTDPDGFRLGIPAARNIKNEWAKGVLSDAENLTEERVDEVLNVFLKDFKEGSLEAKSWPTFLSANTVSKSALNAYTRIMAKKYPTFCINCVCPGFVKTDINYNSGILTVEEGAESPVRLALLPDGGPSGQFFLQKEVSEF from the exons ATGGCCTCCCTCAG AACAATGGCTGAAGCAACAAACAG GTATGCAGTTATTACAGGAGCAAATAAAGGAATTGGGTTGGAAATATGTAGACAGTTGGCTGCTAATGGGGTGATAGTGGTGTTAACAGCAAGAGATGAGAAGAGAGGTGTTGAAGCTCTTGAAAGTCTCAAAGGATCTGGTCTCTCTAATGTGGTTTTTCATCAGCTTGATGTTGGGGACCCTGCCAGCATTGCCTCCCTTGCAGATTTCATCAAAACCCAGTTTGGGAAGCTTGATATTTTG GTGAACAATGCAGGGATAATTGGAACGCTTGTAACAGATCCTGATGGCTTCAGATTAGGAATCCCTGCTGCTCGG aatataaaaaatgaatgggCTAAAGGAGTGTTAAGTGATGCTGAAAACCTCACAGAAGAGAGAGTGGATGAGGTGTTGAATGTGTTTCTAAAGGATTTCAAGGAGGGATCATTAGAAGCTAAAAGCTGGCCTACTTTTCTCTCTGCCAACACAGTCTCGAAATCAGCCTTGAATGCCTACACAAGGATTATGGCCAAGAAATACCCGACTTTCTGCATCAACTGTGTCTGCCCTGGCTTTGTCAAAACAGATATAAACTACAATAGCGGCATCTTAACTGTTGAAGAAGGAGCTGAAAGCCCTGTGAGATTGGCTCTGCTGCCTGATGGCGGGCCTTCTGGTCAATTCTTTCTACAAAAGGAAGTGTCTGAATTTTGA
- the LOC104881906 gene encoding uncharacterized protein LOC104881906 — protein MVLFLSQPELSVGVFQGMLQGILGKRKAKRPNKPYGTEWRRVKILACRNCRTPFSSTSTHPIQKVNGLDGEPYPNCYHVKEGANLEIQGPRSFHTAHLSNGKSILLLRVVCIPCRVLAGFQVFHVDRNNDEDLYTDWNSDEDTDWKDEDAYYWSSDEDTYWSSDTEDTDWSSDSSSDTEETYWSSDEDIHLDVGHFILNAVLSNSIP, from the exons ATGGTCTTGTTCCTTAGCCAGCCTGAACTCAGCGTGGGTGTTTTTCAGGGAATGTTGCAGGGGATATTAGGAAAAAGAAAGGCAAAGAGACCAAACAAACCGTATGGAACTGAATGGAGACGCGTCAAAATTTTGGCATGTAGGAATTGTAGAACCCCCTTCTCCTCTACTTCGACTCACCCCATACAGAAG gtgAATGGCCTCGATGGGGAACCCTATCCAAATTGTTATCATGTTAAAGAAGg ggcaAATTTGGAGATCCAAGGGCCTAGAAGTTTTCATACTGCCCATCTCTCCAATGGAAAATCAATACTGTTATTGAGAGTGGTCTGCATTCCATGTCGTGTGTTAGCTGGCTTCCAAGTG TTCCATGTGGACCGGAACAATGATGAAGACCTATACACAGACTGGAACAGTGATGAAGACACAGACTGGAAAGATGAAGACGCATATTATTGGAGCAGTGATGAAGACACATATTGGAGCAGTGATACTGAAGACACAGACTGGAGCAGTGACAGTTCCAGTGATACTGAAGAGACATATTGGAGCAGTGATGAAGACATACACCTCGACGTTGGACACTTCATTCTGAATGCAGT ATTGTCCAATTCCATTCCGTGA